The DNA window ACCGCCCAGCCACACCCACGACACCAGCGGGTTGATCCACACCTGCATCACCACCGCACCGGTCTGTTCCTTCACGTTGGCGAACACCACGTACACGTCCTCGAGGGGCGTGTGGTGCATGCGCACCTCCGAGGTGGTCTGTTCGCTGGCCGGGTAGAAGCGCTTCTCGGGCGAAAGCTCGGCGATCTTCTTGCCGCCGGTGGACACCGCCACCGTGGCCGACATGCCCTCGAAGTTCGCGTTGGAGACGTCGTCGATGGAGAGGCACTCGAAGTCGTACTTGCCGATGGTGAACTTGTCGCCCTCTTTCACCTCGCCCCAGCCCTCGGTGGTGAACGCCTGGCCGGTGAAGCCGACGATCAGCATCAGGAAGCCCAGGTGGGTGATGTATCCGCCATAGCGGCGCTTGTTGGCCATGGTCAGCCCGATGAGCGCGTTGAACATGTTCTCGCCGGTGTTGCGCATGCGCGCCCGCGCGCCGCGGTTGAACTCCGAGAAGAGCGTTACCAGCACGAAGGCGGAGAGACTGAACGACATCACCGGGTAGATGGAACGAATGCCGAAGATCACGCACCCGATGGCCGTGGCCACGCCCATCAGGGTGGGCCACATGAAGATGTGCTTCATGCTCTCCCACGACGTCTTGCGCCACGCGAGCAGCGGGCCCACGCCGGTGAGGAACAGGAGGAACATGGCGATGGGGATGTTGATCTTGTTGAAGAACGGCGCCCCCACCGTCACCTGCTCGCCGGTGACCAGTTCGGAGAACACCGGAAAGAGCGTCCCCCAGAATACCGCGAAACACGCCGCCAGCAGGATGAGGTTGTTGAACAGGAAGCTTGCCTCGCGCGATGCGTACGAGTCGAGCTGGTTGTCGCTCTTGAGGAACTCGAGGCGCGTGAGCACCAGGTAGAGCGCGAAGCCGCCAATCAGCACCAGGAACACCAGGAAGTAGGTGCCGATGGACGACTGCGCAAACGCGTGCACGCTGGACACGATGCCGCTGCGCGTGAGGAAGGTTCCAAAAATGGCCAGCAGGTAGGTGGTGATGATGAGCACCACGTTCCACACCTTGAGCATGTTCTTGCGTTCCTGC is part of the Candidatus Krumholzibacteriia bacterium genome and encodes:
- a CDS encoding heme lyase CcmF/NrfE family subunit encodes the protein MADFGNFSIAIALTFCVFALFSLFYGARTGRRELVKSGERAVYVVFGFVTLAVVALEVLLMRSDFSIEYVANYSNRDLPFFYKAAALWGGQKGSLLFWSWILTGFAALVALRNRHHSGKLVPYTLGILSITSAFFLIMNKFGANPFEHLVMDHGDGVKRVFTAQDGRGLNPLLQHPAMVIHPPMLYLGYVGFVVPFAFCMAALITRELGAGWIRMARRWTLFAWIFLGTGILLGGRWAYVELGWGGYWAWDPVENASLMPWLTGTAFLHSVIVQERKNMLKVWNVVLIITTYLLAIFGTFLTRSGIVSSVHAFAQSSIGTYFLVFLVLIGGFALYLVLTRLEFLKSDNQLDSYASREASFLFNNLILLAACFAVFWGTLFPVFSELVTGEQVTVGAPFFNKINIPIAMFLLFLTGVGPLLAWRKTSWESMKHIFMWPTLMGVATAIGCVIFGIRSIYPVMSFSLSAFVLVTLFSEFNRGARARMRNTGENMFNALIGLTMANKRRYGGYITHLGFLMLIVGFTGQAFTTEGWGEVKEGDKFTIGKYDFECLSIDDVSNANFEGMSATVAVSTGGKKIAELSPEKRFYPASEQTTSEVRMHHTPLEDVYVVFANVKEQTGAVVMQVWINPLVSWVWLGGYVLVGGTIITLLPNRRERRVKKQKRSVEKLLEDAEELVTT